In Ruania alkalisoli, the DNA window ACCTTGTGGGGAGCGCACCTGAGTTCGGGTCGAGGTACTCATGCTGCTGTCGCCTTCCGTCGCAGGAACGCCAGGTATCCGAGCGCGACAGATACACCCAGGACGCTGGTGATCACGGCCAGGGCCATCCCGTAGCCGTAGTTCTGCAGCCCGAAGGTGACGTGGTAGGTGTAGCTGACGAGGGTCTCGGACAGGTGCACCGGTCCGCCGCCGGTGAGCTGCACGACCAGCTCGAAGATCTTGAAGGAGCCGGTGATCACCAGCACCGTCGTGATCCCGATGGTCTCGCGCAACATCGGGACGGTGACGTATCGCAGGCGCTTCAGGCCGGCCGCCCCGTCCAGCTCGGCGGCTTCCATGACGTCACCGGGGAGCATCTTCAGCCCGGCGTAGAAGATCGTCATGATGAAGCCGACGGTCTGCCACACGTACACCGAGCCGATCGAGTACGGACTCAGCGTGGTTCCACCGATCCACTCCGGCGGCTCGGCCACGCCGACCAGGCGCAGCAGCTCGTTGAGCAACCCGAGGTGCGGGTCCAGGATGAATACCCAGATCAGCCCGATCAGGATTGGCGCCACCACGTTCGGGGCAAACACCATGGCGCGCAGCACCCCGGCCCCTCGGATCCGCCGGCCGAGCAGGAGCGCGAGACCGAAGGCGCCCGGTAGCAGCAGGCACAGGGAGATGACGAGGATGATCGCCGTGTTCCGCAGCGAGCTCCAGAACAGCGGGTCATCGATCATCGAGACGTAGTTCTCGGCCCCGACGAGCGTCGAGGACCCGAAGGCCTTCGCGTCGGTGAAGCTCTGCAGCACCGAGTACACCACCGGATAGGTGAAGTACAGGCTGTAGATGATCAATGCCGGCAGCACCATCCCGGCCAGCTGCCACGGCCTGCTCAACCACCGCACGGGCGGCCACCTCCTCTTCGACCTGAGGGACGTCGTCGGGCGATCACTCGAAGGTGTCCTGCACGACCTGCAGCGCCTCTTCCGGGGTGAAGACACCCTGGATCACGCCGTAGATGGAGTCGTACATGGCGCTGGACTGCTCGGCCGAGATGACCAGGTCGGGCTGCGCCTCGGGGCTGGACCACCCGTCGGCATTGATCACCTCGAGTACCGAGGAGAACACGGTCTGGGACTCGTCGACCTGCGGCTCGTAGGTGGTCACCGGGGTCTGGTCGTTGTCCACGAGGATCTGCTGGCCCGCGTCGCTGTAGTAGAAGGCCAGGAAGCGTTCCACGGCGGCTGCCACCTCCTCGTCCTCCATGGCCGCTGCGCTGACCACCAGCGGCGCCGAGGGCGCATTCATGTAGAGCTGCTGGTCCCCGACCCCATCGGCGAATGTGGGTCCGGCCCAGAAAGTGGTGGCCGCGCCGACCGAGCTCTCCTGGATCTGGCCGGCTGCCCACACACCGGCGTCCAGCATCGCGGCGTTACCGCTGGTGTACTCCTCGACGGCCTGCACGTAGTCCTGGGTAGAGACGTTCGGGGAGAACGCGCCCGCCTCGGCGAGCTCGCCGATGTGCTCGTAGAGCCGGAGGAAGTCCTCATTCACGTACGAATCCTCGCCGGCGAGGATGGCATCGATCCGCTCCTCGTAGCCGTACCGGTTCAGCATCGTCAGGAATGCCCAGACGCTGAAGGAGGTGCCGTTCGCACCCTTCGCGATCGTGGTGATGCCCTCGGCGGAGAGGGTCTCGGCCACGACGAGCAGGTCCTCGAAGGTCTCCGGCTGCTCGAGCCCGTACTCGGCCAGGATGTCGGTGTTCACGAAGAAGCCGGTGACCAGGCCTTGATAGGGAACGCCGTACTGCACTGGGTCACTCGAGGAGTCACTGACGTAGCCGCTGAGCATGGAATCCGGGAACGATGCGCGCAGGTCGCCGGAGTCCAGCAGTGGGCCCAGGTCAGCCAGGTATCCCTCATCGGCCATCTGCGTGGCGAGGGAGTTATAGACCCAGAAGATCTCGGGAAGCGTCCCGGACTGCGCGGCGATCTGCATCGCCTGGTTGTGCTCGTCCACGGTCTGTCCCTCGACGTGGATCACCACGTCCGGGTTCTCCGCCATGAAAGCCTGCACGATCTCGTAGGTGGCCGGATCCTGCGCCTCGACGTTGGGGTTCTGCATCGAGAGGGTGATCTCGACGGCGCCTTCATCGGCAGGCTCACCACCGCCGGCAGAGGTCGGGTCCTCGCCGGGGACGGAGCCGCCGCAGGCGGCGAGTCCGAGCGCGAGGGCGGCTCCAGTGGCGGCTGAGCCGATGAGGGTGCGCCGCTTCATCGCAGGACGCAGTGGGTGTGTGGTCATGGAGGTCTCCATTCCTCAGGGCTCCCACGGCGGAGGTGGGAGCCGGGTCAGGGTGCTCACCGTTGCCTAGACCATCGTCGGACGGCGAGAGACGGCGAACCGTTGCGAAACGTTTGTCAGAACGGTAGGACGACCCGAGCGGTACGTCAACCCCCGATTTTCCTTCTAATCGCTCCCCTCGCGACGACGTCTGTGCACGGCGATCGGTTGACAGACATCACGAAGCCAGTCCATTCTCGCTCCATTGAAGGCAAACGTTTCGACGCGCGATCACATCGCTCGACCCGGAGGAAGGGATCACCATGGCAGCAGGACCCCGCGACGGACTCCTCGCAGACATCACCCACGTACGGCAGGCGCGCACCGGTCGCGTTTCGAGCTGGGACCAGACCGGCCGCAACCGGGACAACTGGATCGTGATGCCCGGCGAAGAACGCGTACTCGCCGATCTTCAAGGACCAGGCTGCATCACGCATATCTGGATGACCCAGTCGTGCCGGCGCCAGCCCGGACCCGGCCAGATCGCCCCCGAGGTGGTCGGAGTGCCGATGCTGGAGATCCACAACGCCCTCGGGGTGAGCTGGGAGGTGCACGACCCGGACTACTACCGCAAGATCGTGCTGCGGATGTACTGGGACGATGCCACCACACCCAGCGTGATCGCACCCCTCGGCGACTTCTTCGGGCTGCTCAACTCCCTCTCCGGCTCGTACGAGTCTCTGCCGCTCTCGGTCTCGGCGAAGGAGCCAGAGGAGTACAGCTTCGGCGGCTCCGCGGCGTTCAACTCGTGGTTCCAGATGCCGTTCGGCTCCAGGGCGCGGATCACCGTGGAGAACCAGAACGAGGTGCCGTACCTGCAGTACTTCTACATCGACTACGAGCTCTACGCCGAGCCGCTCGCCGAGGACGTCGCCTACTTCCACGCGCACTACCGGCAGCAGCGACCGTGCGCGGGCTGGGGTCCGGGCCTGCAGACCAACAGCGCCGAAGTGGCCACGGTCCCGCACCTGTCCGCCGAGGGGAACTATGTGGCACTGGAGACCGAGGGCGCCGGCCACTACGTCGGCTGCACGCTCGCCGTCCGGCACTTCCAGGACACCTGGTGGGGTGAGGGCGACGACATGATCTTCATCGACGACGACACCTGGCCCCCGAGCCTGCACGGCACTGGCATGGAGGATTACCTCGGGCACGCCTGGGGCATGCAGCGCAACGGGTACCTGATGAACGGGACCATCGTGCACGAGGCGGACGCTCCGGGGTTCCAGCACAGCTACCGATTCCATCTCGTGGACCCGGTGCGGTTCTCCCGTCGCATCGCGGTGACCTTCGAACACGGGCACGCCAACCATCTCGCCGACGACTGGTCATCGGTGGCGTACTGGTACCAGGACACGATCGCGCCCGGGCTGTCCATTCCCGCCGTCGAGGACCGGTTGCCACTGCGACCGCAGGAGTCGAAGGTGCACGCGAGCCTTCCCGAACTCACCGCAGAGCAGCAGCGCGCCCGGGACGCCGCCGCGGAGCGGATGCGGACCTACGAGGCGGAACGCGATCGCGTCCGGGCAGCCCGCGTGCCGGAGATCGATGCCGCCGAACGAGGCAACACCGAGAACGCGGCTGAGCTCCGCCGTCGGTGGCTGGAGGGACAACGATGACGGACATGACAACGAACGCCACGGCGGCCCGCCCAAAGATCCATTTCACTGCGCGGGAAGGGTGGATCAACGACCCACTCGGCTTGACGTTCCACAACGGCGTCTATCACCTCTTCTTCCAGCACGTGCCCGGGCAGGCCGAGTGGGGCCCGCACCAGTCCTGGGGGCACGCGACCTCCACCGACCTGCTGCACTGGACCGAGCAGCCGGTGATCCTCAGCCCCGGGGACGGCGACGACGGGGTCTGGTCGGGGTCGTTGGTGGTCCCGCCCGAGGGCGAGCCGACCATCTTCTACACGAGCGTGCATGTCGCCGACGTGCAGATCGGGACAGTGCGCACGGCGCACCCGGCCGACCCGCAGTGGCGCACCTGGGCGAAGGGTCCGGAGGTCGCCCGTCTACCGGAGAATGTCGATGCGATCGCCTATCGGGACCCGCAGGTGTTCCACGACGGCGACACGTGGGTGATGCTGATGGGTGCCGGACTCCGGGACGGGACGGCGGTCGCACTCGCGCACCGCTCGGACGATCTACGCACCTGGGGTCCGGCAGAACCGATCGCGAGCCGGCACCGGGACGTGATGGAGCCGGTATGGCTCGGCGCGGTGTGGGAATGCCCGCAGCTGCTGCGAGTGGACGGACGCTGGGTACTCACCATGTCGGTGTGGGAGCCCGAGGTCCCGTACTACGAGGCCTACCTGATCGGGGACCTGGACGACGGCCACTTCGTAACCTCGCATGTCGGGCGGCTCAGCTACGGCCCGTCCTACTACGCCGGGTCCGCTTACGCCGACGCAGCCGGGGACTCCGGTCTCATCTACTGGCTGCGTGGGGTCGACGACCCGGGTGGTGCCTGGGCGAGCGCACACTCACTGCCACACACCCTGCACCTCGAGGGTGACCGGCTGATCGCCGCACCGCACGCCGCCGTCGAACAGGCCCGGGTCAGCTCCGCCCAACAAGCGATGGAATCGACGGTCACCACCACCCCGACCTGCGACGTGCTGCTCACCACGGCGAGCCCGAGTGCTCGGGGCACCGTGATCGTCGACGGCGGTCGCGCCCAGATACTGGTTGCCGCCGGGCAGGTGGAGGTCACCACCGGTGCCGGCAGCTGGTCCATGCCCGCCGGCGGAACGGAGCTTCGACTCGTCCTCGACGGTCCGGTGCTCGAAGTGTTCGGTCCGCACGGGACGCTCGCCGTGCCGCTGCCCGTTCCGGCTGAGCACGTGACCGTTGAGGTGACGGGCGCCTTGGCCGCACAGGTGTGGGAATTGGACTGAACGACCCTTGGCACGGTTCGCCAGCCCTACCAGCGGCACACACCGTCAACCCCTGTGCTGGTCTCACCGGTCCCCTCAAGGACAAACGTCCCGGCGCGAACGAACCGCACGGCGTATCGTGGTCAGACACGCTCGGAGATGAGCTCACGGAGGTGAGTGACGATGACGACCATCTGGGATATCGACCCCGATCCCAGCCGCATCAGCGAGCTGACTGCGGAGGAGTGTTGGCACCTCCTCGCCGACGCCCGGTTCGGACGACTGGCGTATCGCCTCGCCGATGAAGTGAATATCGTGCCGATCAACATCGGCGTGGACGGGCATCGCCTGGTGTTCCGCACGGCCGAGGGCAGCAAACTGCTGGGCATTCACATGAGCGAGAAGGTCGCTTTCGAGATCGACGATGTCGGCATCGAGACGGCCACGAGCGTCGTGGCACGCGGGACGACGCGGGTGCTGAGCGGCGACGATGAGGCGCGTGCCGAGACAGTACTCCCCTCACCCTGGACCGAAGGGTGGAAGGGCACGGTCGTGGGGATCGAGGTCGCTGAGGTGACCGGTCGGCGGTTTCAACTTCGGCGCCGATAGCACGTCGGTTCAGCCCTCAGCTGCTGGCTCTGGGACTCCCTGGCGTGCCGGGCCGGACTCGCTGCGACCGATCAGTCGGAAGGCGACACTGACGATCGGCCGCCGCAAAGTTGCTCGGCCGCATAGCTCACGAACAGGTCCGCCGAAGCGTTCCTCAGGTGTGGGCTGCGGCACATCGAGGTAGGCAGCGTGAGTTCCGGTTCCACTAGTGGGCGATATACGACCCCAGGGATCGTCAGGGTCGCCACGGCGGCAGGAATCACCGCCACCCCGTACCCGGCGCCCACCAGGCCGATCTGGTCAACATAGCCGGCCCCCTCAACCTGGAACCCCGCGTCCTGAGCGTGCGGGGTGAAGCCCACCGCAGCACAGGCAGCGATCGTCGCGTCGTGCAGATCCGGAGCACTGCGCCGGACCAGCATGAGGAACGTTTCCTCCCGCAGGTCGGACATTCGGAGCGCTGGCAACTGTGCAAGCCGGTGCCGCTCGGCCACGACCACCACGAACCTGTCGTCGTACAGTTTCGTCCACCGCAATGTGTGCGGCGAGAACTGCGAGAAAGTCACGCCCACATCCAGACGTTGCTCGGCCACCTGGTCGAGGATCGCCGGGGTGATCTCGCGGTGCAGGGTGACGTCGACATTCGGATGAGCCGATCGGAATTTCCCGACCACGTCCGGTACCGCACTGAACATCAGTGACGGCGCAATTCCCACCTTCACCTGACCGACGTGACCACTGCGGGCCTGCTCGGCCACACCCTCGATCTCGCTGAGCTCCTCTAGAACCCGTCGGCTCCGCACAAGCAGCCGTTCTCCGGCGGGCGTCACCTCGATCGGATGCATGCTTCGATCGATGAGCACGGTGCCGACGTCCTGCTCGAGCCGCCGGATCTGCTGGCTCAGCGCCGGCTGCGAGATGAACAGCACCTCGGCAGCGCGGCGGAAGCTCCGTTCCCTCGCCAGCACCACGAAGTACTCGAGCCGGCGCGTCTCCATGGGGTGAGCAGTCTAGCCGCGAGCAAGCAACAAGCGCTCAGCGCGCCGCGCACGCTGACGCTGCGGGTCCGGCACCGGCACCGCATCGACAAGCCGGCGGGTGTACGCAGCAGACGGAGCGCGCAGCACCTCGTTCGTCGCCCCCTGCTCGACGATCTGGCCCTGGTGCAGCACCACCACTCGATCGGCGATCTGCTCGACGACCGCTAGATCATGGCTGATGAACAGGCACGAGAAGCCCATCGACGCCTGGATCTCCAGCAACAGCTCCAGCACGGAGGCCTGCACCGAGACGTCGAGCGCCGACGTCGGCTCGTCGGCCACCATGAACCGGGGACTGGTAGCGATCGCGCGTGCGATACCGACCCGCTGACGCTGCCCACCGGAGAGCTGATGCGGATACCGGTCGGTCCAGGAACCGGGCAGCCGGACGCGTTCGAGCAACTCGGCGGCACGCTCGCGCAGCACGGAGCGGCGGCGTTCGATCCCGCTCCAGCGCAACGGGTCGGTGACGCTCCAGCCGATCGGGATCCGGGGGTTGAGCGAGGAGCCTGGGTCCTGGAAGACCATGGATGTGGTGCGCCGGACTTCGCGTAGCTCTGCCCGCGACGCTGTGGCAAGGTCCGTACCCATCACGTCGACGGTGCCAGATCGGACCCGCTGCAGGCCGAGCGCGACTCGGCCGAGGGTTGACTTGCCGGAGCCGGACTCCCCGACGAGCCCGACGATCTCCCCGTGCTCGACGCGCAGGTCGACATCGCCAACTGCGACCACCGGTGGACGGCGCCACCCCTGACGGAACTCGACCCGCGCACCGGACAGGGCAAGCACGGGCCCATGGGGGGCGCCCTGGGCGCCTACGGCCTCCGGCTCCAGCTCGGTCTCCTCGTCCGGTGACGGGACGCCATCGTGATCGGTACGCCCGGGGACGGCGGCAAGCAGCTCGCGGGTGTACTCCTGCCCCGGTGACTCGAACAGCCGGTGCACCGGCTGCGACTCCACCACACGGCCGTGCTGCATCACGACCACCTGGTCGGCGACATCTGCCACCACGCCCATGTCGTGCGTGATGAGCACGACCGCCATCCCGAGCCGGTCACGCAGCTCCAGGAGCAGGTCCAGGATCCCCGCTTGCACAGTGACGTCGAGGGCGGTGGTCGGTTCGTCGGCGATGAGCAGCCTCGGCTCGGCAGCGATCGCCATCGCGATCATCACCCGCTGTCGCTGCCCACCGGAGAGCTGGTGCGGATAGCGGGCCAGCATCCGCTCCGGGTCCGGCAGGTGCACCAGCCCCAGGAGTTCGACGGCCCGCGCGTCAACCTCGGTGCGCGTGAGCGTGCTGTGCGCCAGGATCGCCTCGGTGAGCGCGGCGCCGACAGAATGGACCGGGTTGAGGGCCGTCATCGGCTCCTGGAAGATCATCCCGATGGAACCGCCACGGATCGCACGCAGCCGTCCGGGCGGCGCCGCTAGCAGGTCCTCCCCGTCGAAGACGATCGACCCAGTGCGCCGAGCGTTGCCCGGGAGCAGGTCGAGCACGGACATCGCCGTGACGGATTTGCCCGACCCGGACTCGCCGACGACCGCCACCACCTCAGCCTCACCGACGTGGAGATCGACATCGTGGGTCACCTGGACCCGTCCGGGGGGTCCGTCGAAGTCGACGCTGAGGCCGTCGATCCGTAGCAATGGTTCGCTCCTCATCGATGCCTCCGCCTGGGGTCGAGCAGGT includes these proteins:
- a CDS encoding carbohydrate ABC transporter permease is translated as MRWLSRPWQLAGMVLPALIIYSLYFTYPVVYSVLQSFTDAKAFGSSTLVGAENYVSMIDDPLFWSSLRNTAIILVISLCLLLPGAFGLALLLGRRIRGAGVLRAMVFAPNVVAPILIGLIWVFILDPHLGLLNELLRLVGVAEPPEWIGGTTLSPYSIGSVYVWQTVGFIMTIFYAGLKMLPGDVMEAAELDGAAGLKRLRYVTVPMLRETIGITTVLVITGSFKIFELVVQLTGGGPVHLSETLVSYTYHVTFGLQNYGYGMALAVITSVLGVSVALGYLAFLRRKATAA
- a CDS encoding ABC transporter substrate-binding protein, encoding MTTHPLRPAMKRRTLIGSAATGAALALGLAACGGSVPGEDPTSAGGGEPADEGAVEITLSMQNPNVEAQDPATYEIVQAFMAENPDVVIHVEGQTVDEHNQAMQIAAQSGTLPEIFWVYNSLATQMADEGYLADLGPLLDSGDLRASFPDSMLSGYVSDSSSDPVQYGVPYQGLVTGFFVNTDILAEYGLEQPETFEDLLVVAETLSAEGITTIAKGANGTSFSVWAFLTMLNRYGYEERIDAILAGEDSYVNEDFLRLYEHIGELAEAGAFSPNVSTQDYVQAVEEYTSGNAAMLDAGVWAAGQIQESSVGAATTFWAGPTFADGVGDQQLYMNAPSAPLVVSAAAMEDEEVAAAVERFLAFYYSDAGQQILVDNDQTPVTTYEPQVDESQTVFSSVLEVINADGWSSPEAQPDLVISAEQSSAMYDSIYGVIQGVFTPEEALQVVQDTFE
- a CDS encoding glycoside hydrolase family 172 protein yields the protein MAAGPRDGLLADITHVRQARTGRVSSWDQTGRNRDNWIVMPGEERVLADLQGPGCITHIWMTQSCRRQPGPGQIAPEVVGVPMLEIHNALGVSWEVHDPDYYRKIVLRMYWDDATTPSVIAPLGDFFGLLNSLSGSYESLPLSVSAKEPEEYSFGGSAAFNSWFQMPFGSRARITVENQNEVPYLQYFYIDYELYAEPLAEDVAYFHAHYRQQRPCAGWGPGLQTNSAEVATVPHLSAEGNYVALETEGAGHYVGCTLAVRHFQDTWWGEGDDMIFIDDDTWPPSLHGTGMEDYLGHAWGMQRNGYLMNGTIVHEADAPGFQHSYRFHLVDPVRFSRRIAVTFEHGHANHLADDWSSVAYWYQDTIAPGLSIPAVEDRLPLRPQESKVHASLPELTAEQQRARDAAAERMRTYEAERDRVRAARVPEIDAAERGNTENAAELRRRWLEGQR
- a CDS encoding glycoside hydrolase family 32 protein, whose protein sequence is MTTNATAARPKIHFTAREGWINDPLGLTFHNGVYHLFFQHVPGQAEWGPHQSWGHATSTDLLHWTEQPVILSPGDGDDGVWSGSLVVPPEGEPTIFYTSVHVADVQIGTVRTAHPADPQWRTWAKGPEVARLPENVDAIAYRDPQVFHDGDTWVMLMGAGLRDGTAVALAHRSDDLRTWGPAEPIASRHRDVMEPVWLGAVWECPQLLRVDGRWVLTMSVWEPEVPYYEAYLIGDLDDGHFVTSHVGRLSYGPSYYAGSAYADAAGDSGLIYWLRGVDDPGGAWASAHSLPHTLHLEGDRLIAAPHAAVEQARVSSAQQAMESTVTTTPTCDVLLTTASPSARGTVIVDGGRAQILVAAGQVEVTTGAGSWSMPAGGTELRLVLDGPVLEVFGPHGTLAVPLPVPAEHVTVEVTGALAAQVWELD
- a CDS encoding pyridoxamine 5'-phosphate oxidase family protein; translated protein: MTTIWDIDPDPSRISELTAEECWHLLADARFGRLAYRLADEVNIVPINIGVDGHRLVFRTAEGSKLLGIHMSEKVAFEIDDVGIETATSVVARGTTRVLSGDDEARAETVLPSPWTEGWKGTVVGIEVAEVTGRRFQLRRR
- a CDS encoding LysR family transcriptional regulator, whose translation is METRRLEYFVVLARERSFRRAAEVLFISQPALSQQIRRLEQDVGTVLIDRSMHPIEVTPAGERLLVRSRRVLEELSEIEGVAEQARSGHVGQVKVGIAPSLMFSAVPDVVGKFRSAHPNVDVTLHREITPAILDQVAEQRLDVGVTFSQFSPHTLRWTKLYDDRFVVVVAERHRLAQLPALRMSDLREETFLMLVRRSAPDLHDATIAACAAVGFTPHAQDAGFQVEGAGYVDQIGLVGAGYGVAVIPAAVATLTIPGVVYRPLVEPELTLPTSMCRSPHLRNASADLFVSYAAEQLCGGRSSVSPSD
- a CDS encoding dipeptide ABC transporter ATP-binding protein encodes the protein MRSEPLLRIDGLSVDFDGPPGRVQVTHDVDLHVGEAEVVAVVGESGSGKSVTAMSVLDLLPGNARRTGSIVFDGEDLLAAPPGRLRAIRGGSIGMIFQEPMTALNPVHSVGAALTEAILAHSTLTRTEVDARAVELLGLVHLPDPERMLARYPHQLSGGQRQRVMIAMAIAAEPRLLIADEPTTALDVTVQAGILDLLLELRDRLGMAVVLITHDMGVVADVADQVVVMQHGRVVESQPVHRLFESPGQEYTRELLAAVPGRTDHDGVPSPDEETELEPEAVGAQGAPHGPVLALSGARVEFRQGWRRPPVVAVGDVDLRVEHGEIVGLVGESGSGKSTLGRVALGLQRVRSGTVDVMGTDLATASRAELREVRRTTSMVFQDPGSSLNPRIPIGWSVTDPLRWSGIERRRSVLRERAAELLERVRLPGSWTDRYPHQLSGGQRQRVGIARAIATSPRFMVADEPTSALDVSVQASVLELLLEIQASMGFSCLFISHDLAVVEQIADRVVVLHQGQIVEQGATNEVLRAPSAAYTRRLVDAVPVPDPQRQRARRAERLLLARG